From Musa acuminata AAA Group cultivar baxijiao chromosome BXJ3-8, Cavendish_Baxijiao_AAA, whole genome shotgun sequence, one genomic window encodes:
- the LOC135644790 gene encoding protein GOS9-like — MAGEIKVGLWGGNGGSEWDMGAADRITEIKIGAVEAIDAIVITFIRNDQTETKHFGSIDFKPYVISLQEDEYLVGVEGSVDTMWGLTLVRNLTLRTNKDSYGPFGSSGGIPFSVPLVSGKIIGFFGRAGEMIEAIGVYLAPN, encoded by the exons ATG GCGGGAGAGATCAAGGTGGGGCTGTGGGGTGGCAACGGAGGGTCTGAATGGGACATGGGGGCTGCCGACCGCATCACCGAAATCAAGATTGGCGCCGTAGAGGCCATCGACGCCATCGTGATCACCTTCATCCGTAATGATCAGACGGAGACCAAGCACTTCGGCAGCATCGATTTCAAACCCTACGTG ATTTCTCTGCAAGAGGACGAGTATCTTGTGGGCGTCGAGGGGTCTGTGGATACGATGTGGGGATTAACTCTGGTGAGGAACCTGACGCTGAGGACCAACAAGGACAGCTATGGACCTTTCGGCTCCAGTGGCGGAATACCTTTCTCCGTTCCGCTAGTCTCGGGTAAGATCATTGGCTTCTTTGGACGTGCGGGCGAAATGATTGAGGCCATCGGAGTTTACCTGGCACCGAACTAG
- the LOC135644512 gene encoding protein GOS9-like, producing the protein MAGEIKVGLWGGNGGSEWDMGAADRITEIKIGAVEAIDAIVITFIRNDQTETKHFGSIDFKPYVISLQEDEYLVAVEGSVDTMWGLTLVRNLTLRTNKDSYGPFGSSGGIPFSVPLVSGKIIGFFGRAGEMIEAIGVYLAPN; encoded by the exons ATG GCGGGAGAGATCAAGGTGGGGCTGTGGGGTGGCAACGGAGGGTCTGAATGGGACATGGGGGCTGCCGACCGCATCACCGAAATCAAGATTGGCGCCGTAGAGGCCATCGACGCCATCGTGATCACCTTCATCCGTAATGATCAGACGGAGACCAAGCACTTCGGCAGCATCGATTTCAAACCCTACGTG ATTTCTCTGCAAGAGGACGAGTATCTTGTGGCCGTCGAGGGGTCTGTGGATACGATGTGGGGATTAACTCTGGTGAGGAACCTGACGCTGAGGACCAACAAGGACAGCTATGGACCTTTCGGCTCCAGTGGCGGAATACCTTTCTCCGTTCCGCTAGTCTCGGGTAAGATCATTGGCTTCTTTGGACGTGCGGGCGAAATGATTGAGGCCATCGGAGTTTACCTGGCACCGAACTAG